Proteins co-encoded in one Actinomadura luteofluorescens genomic window:
- a CDS encoding amidohydrolase family protein yields MSEPVIDVCEVAYDTECWTAYLRSLATAAPRYLVLFAGRLAAATGGEPDVVAAEAARDPAGTAERLAAVLGRGFDVDRHVAELAGTGVVHQVLHGGPWPVAGGTVNDRVAAFAARHPDRLSAWAGVSLTDPRAAVAEARRALDELGATGLSVIPFLDGVDPADPRHTELWRLAADRGVPVWMHCGQHFRSDVPIDVSAPRVLDRIAGAHPGLVLVAGHGGWPWVTEMLAVAQRHADVHLEFSSHRPSRMAIGGSGWDALLSPAARPVRDRVMFGSTSWTQASTPAALAAEVTRLGLPDATARAWLHGNAERLLARARARTAA; encoded by the coding sequence ATGAGTGAACCGGTGATCGACGTCTGCGAGGTCGCCTACGACACCGAGTGCTGGACGGCCTATCTGCGCTCGCTGGCCACCGCCGCGCCGCGCTACCTCGTCCTGTTCGCCGGGCGGCTCGCCGCCGCCACCGGAGGGGAACCGGACGTCGTCGCGGCCGAGGCGGCCCGCGACCCCGCCGGAACGGCGGAGCGGCTGGCCGCCGTCCTCGGGCGCGGCTTCGACGTGGACCGCCATGTCGCCGAGCTGGCCGGGACGGGGGTCGTCCACCAGGTCCTGCACGGCGGGCCGTGGCCCGTCGCGGGCGGCACCGTCAACGACCGGGTCGCCGCCTTCGCCGCCCGGCACCCCGACCGGCTCAGCGCCTGGGCGGGCGTCAGCCTCACCGATCCGCGGGCCGCGGTCGCCGAGGCGCGCCGCGCGCTCGACGAGCTCGGCGCGACCGGCCTGTCGGTGATCCCCTTCCTCGACGGCGTGGACCCGGCCGATCCGCGGCACACGGAGCTCTGGCGGCTCGCCGCCGACCGCGGCGTCCCGGTGTGGATGCACTGCGGGCAGCACTTCCGCTCGGACGTGCCGATCGACGTCTCCGCGCCGCGGGTGCTGGACCGGATCGCCGGCGCCCACCCCGGCCTCGTCCTCGTGGCCGGGCACGGAGGGTGGCCCTGGGTCACCGAGATGCTGGCGGTGGCGCAGCGGCACGCCGACGTCCACCTGGAGTTCTCGTCCCACCGCCCGTCCAGGATGGCGATCGGCGGATCGGGCTGGGACGCGTTGCTGTCGCCGGCCGCGCGGCCCGTCCGGGACCGGGTCATGTTCGGCTCGACCAGCTGGACGCAGGCGAGCACGCCCGCCGCGCTGGCCGCCGAGGTGACCCGGCTCGGCCTCCCCGACGCCACCGCCCGCGCCTGGCTGCACGGCAACGCCGAGCGGCTGCTGGCCCGCGCCCGCGCACGGACGGCGGCGTGA
- a CDS encoding SDR family NAD(P)-dependent oxidoreductase, producing the protein MTKTDGDVFGRLDGRVVLVTGAASGIGAASVRLFRAVGAEVVGVDLVAGEGIVQADVSDPAQVAEVVDAVASRHGRLDVVHGNAGVNVPGRPHSLTDADYRKVMGVCCDANFYLVRSAVGHMRAHGGVFVFTSSMCGVAATPRSPVYNMAKHALIGLAQSVAVDYGAQGIRAVALVTGPTHTGMVDELWPPGPLRDSLAATTSAGRLAAPEEQARAAVFAALPGSSFLTGCALTVDGGATAGWNEMARTMLTLKAV; encoded by the coding sequence ATGACCAAGACAGACGGCGACGTCTTCGGCCGCCTCGACGGCCGGGTCGTCCTGGTCACCGGCGCGGCGAGCGGCATCGGCGCCGCCTCGGTGCGGCTGTTCCGGGCCGTGGGCGCCGAGGTCGTCGGGGTGGACCTGGTCGCGGGGGAGGGGATCGTCCAGGCGGACGTCTCCGATCCGGCGCAGGTCGCCGAGGTCGTCGACGCGGTGGCCTCCCGGCACGGACGGCTCGACGTCGTCCACGGCAACGCCGGCGTCAACGTCCCCGGCCGGCCGCACAGCCTCACCGACGCCGACTACCGCAAGGTGATGGGCGTGTGCTGCGACGCGAACTTCTACCTGGTGCGGTCCGCGGTGGGGCACATGCGCGCGCACGGGGGAGTGTTCGTGTTCACCTCCTCGATGTGCGGAGTGGCGGCGACGCCCCGCTCCCCGGTCTACAACATGGCCAAGCACGCCCTCATCGGCCTCGCCCAGTCGGTCGCGGTCGACTACGGGGCGCAGGGGATCCGCGCGGTCGCCCTGGTCACCGGCCCCACGCACACCGGGATGGTGGACGAGTTGTGGCCGCCCGGCCCGCTCCGCGACTCCCTGGCCGCGACCACCTCCGCCGGGCGCCTCGCCGCCCCCGAGGAGCAGGCCCGCGCCGCGGTGTTCGCCGCGCTGCCCGGCAGTTCCTTCCTCACCGGCTGCGCCCTCACCGTGGACGGCGGCGCGACCGCCGGGTGGAACGAGATGGCCCGGACGATGCTCACCCTCAAGGCCGTGTGA
- a CDS encoding enoyl-CoA hydratase/isomerase family protein, whose translation MTMWSREDGGGVAVLTYRNPPRNFLTFAALEELDAQLARVETDPDVRVVMLTGGVPGYFIAHADLDELAELSRGPVPRARIWYTAMRRIERIPQPVIAAIDGQAWGGGLELSLACTLRWASADAHVSLLETALGIIPGAGGTQRLARLIGPGRAADVVLSGDVFTAEQAWTCGIVERVLPAAGFRAEAVRLARHMASRPAAALGAAKQALVEGSRMPLTDGLRLEAALFAERLASPESRTLQDDARRRYAEAADGDRVAFGEHR comes from the coding sequence ATGACGATGTGGAGTCGTGAGGACGGCGGCGGCGTCGCCGTCCTCACCTACCGCAACCCCCCGCGCAACTTCCTCACGTTCGCCGCGCTCGAAGAACTCGATGCCCAGCTCGCCCGGGTGGAGACCGACCCGGACGTCAGGGTCGTGATGCTCACCGGCGGCGTCCCCGGCTACTTCATCGCGCACGCCGACCTGGACGAACTCGCCGAACTCTCCCGGGGGCCGGTGCCGCGCGCCCGGATCTGGTACACCGCGATGCGGCGGATCGAGCGGATCCCGCAGCCGGTGATCGCCGCGATCGACGGCCAGGCGTGGGGCGGCGGCCTCGAACTGTCCCTGGCCTGCACGCTGCGCTGGGCCTCGGCGGACGCCCACGTCAGCCTGCTGGAGACCGCGCTCGGCATCATTCCCGGTGCGGGAGGCACCCAGCGCCTGGCCCGCCTGATCGGCCCCGGGCGCGCCGCCGACGTCGTCCTGTCCGGCGACGTGTTCACCGCCGAGCAGGCCTGGACGTGCGGGATCGTCGAGCGGGTGCTCCCCGCCGCGGGATTCCGGGCGGAGGCGGTCCGGCTGGCCCGGCACATGGCGTCCCGCCCCGCCGCCGCCCTCGGCGCCGCCAAGCAGGCGCTGGTCGAGGGCTCCCGCATGCCGCTCACCGACGGCCTCCGCCTGGAGGCCGCCCTCTTCGCCGAGCGGCTGGCCAGTCCCGAGTCCAGGACGCTCCAGGACGACGCGCGCCGCCGCTACGCGGAGGCGGCCGACGGCGACCGCGTCGCTTTCGGGGAGCACCGATGA
- a CDS encoding alpha/beta fold hydrolase, whose translation MTPRHRTLRRPGCEIHYWTGGSGDGAPIVLTHGATLDHRTWEPQIEAFAARHRIVLWDVRGHGRSIPNRSAWSLRAAMDDLLAILDEEGVERAVLVGQSMGGNLSQEIVHHHPGRVSALVALGCAGNTLPLSRRERIQAAAVVRMLPWYPRGALIRQEARASARNPRVREYVRETAARMSRPDMVAVMASLVGALHPEPGYRIELPELLLRGEHDRLGNFRTSMPVWERRDPLACHLVVPDAAHLANQDNPDFFNGAVLRFLAEHGLDSPKGRHDDVES comes from the coding sequence GTGACGCCGCGGCACCGGACCCTCCGGCGCCCCGGCTGCGAGATCCACTACTGGACCGGCGGCTCCGGCGACGGCGCCCCGATCGTCCTCACCCACGGCGCCACCCTCGACCACCGCACGTGGGAACCGCAGATCGAGGCGTTCGCCGCCCGGCACCGGATCGTGCTGTGGGACGTCCGGGGGCACGGCCGCTCCATCCCCAACCGGTCGGCGTGGAGCCTGCGCGCGGCCATGGACGACCTGCTCGCGATCCTCGACGAGGAGGGCGTCGAGCGCGCCGTCCTCGTCGGGCAGTCGATGGGCGGCAACCTCTCCCAGGAGATCGTCCACCACCACCCGGGCAGGGTCTCGGCTCTGGTCGCGCTGGGCTGCGCCGGGAACACCCTGCCGCTGTCGCGCCGGGAGCGGATCCAGGCCGCGGCGGTCGTCCGCATGCTGCCCTGGTACCCGCGCGGGGCGCTGATCCGCCAGGAGGCCAGGGCCTCCGCCCGGAACCCCCGTGTCCGCGAGTACGTGCGCGAGACCGCCGCCCGGATGTCGCGCCCGGACATGGTCGCGGTCATGGCGAGCCTGGTGGGCGCGCTCCACCCCGAGCCCGGTTACCGGATCGAGCTGCCCGAGCTGCTGCTGCGCGGCGAGCACGACCGGCTCGGCAACTTCCGCACGTCCATGCCCGTCTGGGAGCGCCGGGACCCGCTGGCGTGCCACCTCGTCGTCCCCGACGCCGCCCACCTGGCCAACCAGGACAACCCCGACTTCTTCAATGGCGCCGTGCTGCGGTTCCTCGCCGAGCACGGACTCGACTCACCGAAGGGCCGACATGACGATGTGGAGTCGTGA
- a CDS encoding TetR/AcrR family transcriptional regulator, which translates to MATTRSRTTADDTPATGSMSRRILDEAARLFYEDGFPATSVRKITAACGVTAGSLYNHYGSKEEVLYAILRRAHEDSERMLEEGLLRGGDRADGQLAELVRELTLFHTERRIEGLVARTEWRHLPPGQAREVLDAQRRVRRIFERTLERGLAAGRFRLSDPRSPRPVQVDVVAKAILDMCINAGQWFRPEGAMSAQDLADQYAFLALQLVGAGSQDT; encoded by the coding sequence GTGGCTACGACACGCTCCCGGACGACCGCCGACGACACACCGGCCACGGGCTCGATGAGCCGGCGGATCCTCGACGAGGCGGCGCGCCTGTTCTACGAGGACGGGTTCCCCGCCACCAGCGTCCGCAAGATCACCGCCGCGTGCGGCGTCACCGCGGGCTCCCTCTACAACCACTACGGGTCCAAGGAGGAGGTGCTCTACGCGATCCTCAGACGGGCCCACGAGGACTCCGAGCGCATGCTGGAGGAGGGGCTCCTGCGCGGCGGCGACCGGGCCGACGGGCAGCTGGCCGAACTCGTGCGGGAGCTCACGCTCTTCCACACCGAACGGCGCATCGAGGGCCTCGTCGCCCGGACCGAATGGCGCCACCTCCCGCCCGGGCAGGCCAGGGAGGTCCTGGACGCCCAGCGGCGCGTCCGCCGGATCTTCGAACGCACCCTGGAGCGGGGCCTGGCCGCCGGCCGGTTCCGCCTGAGCGACCCGCGGTCGCCGCGTCCGGTCCAGGTCGACGTGGTCGCCAAGGCCATCCTCGACATGTGCATCAACGCCGGGCAGTGGTTCCGGCCGGAAGGCGCCATGTCGGCCCAGGATCTCGCCGACCAGTACGCCTTCCTCGCCCTGCAACTCGTCGGCGCCGGTTCCCAGGACACCTGA
- a CDS encoding AMP-binding protein, producing MSGEWWGPAVPEAEECVIAELLVRRAGEHPGRVYAIFEDGTRWTYAETLAEAERVAAGLRGLGARPGDTVVSWLPNGPDALRVWFGVNLLGGTLVPLNTAYRGGLLEHAIRLSGARVAVVHADLASRLDEIDTGALERAVVLGNDGAPPPRRAAPAGPELLGPEALAAPAPGFRPESTPRPWDPYAVILTSGTTGPSKGVLCSYVQLAACARAAFGGRFGAEDRYMVNLPLFHAGGTIGSYAALLLGGGISLVSAFDTESFWPTVRATGTTHVTLLGVMATFLGKRPPSPRDRAHPLRHVFMIPLIEDSAAFAERFGVGVVAMFNMTEVSIPIISGADPGVPGTSGRLRPGVEARIVDEHDRPVPDGEVGELVLRTDQPWAMNSGYLGMPEATARAWRNGWFHTGDAFRTVDGEYFFVDRMGDTIRRRGENISSAEVETELLAHPSVREAAVVAVPSPYGEDDVLAVVAPVEGGTVDPAELLRFLVPRMAHFMVPRYVRVVGALPHTPTHKVEKHRLRAEGVTHDTADRERLGVVVRRDRIGGTSSDR from the coding sequence ATGAGCGGTGAGTGGTGGGGCCCGGCGGTGCCCGAGGCCGAGGAGTGCGTGATCGCGGAGCTGCTCGTCCGCCGGGCCGGGGAGCATCCCGGGCGGGTGTACGCGATCTTCGAGGACGGCACGCGGTGGACCTACGCCGAGACCCTCGCCGAGGCCGAGCGGGTCGCCGCCGGGCTGCGCGGCCTCGGGGCGCGTCCGGGCGACACGGTGGTCTCCTGGCTGCCGAACGGGCCGGACGCTCTGCGCGTCTGGTTCGGCGTCAACCTGCTGGGCGGCACGCTCGTCCCGCTCAACACCGCCTACCGCGGCGGGCTGCTCGAACACGCGATCCGGCTGTCCGGGGCGCGGGTGGCGGTCGTGCACGCCGACCTGGCGAGCCGCCTCGACGAGATCGACACCGGCGCGCTGGAACGGGCGGTGGTGCTCGGGAACGACGGCGCCCCGCCGCCGCGCCGGGCCGCGCCGGCGGGACCGGAGCTGCTCGGGCCGGAGGCGCTGGCCGCGCCGGCCCCGGGGTTCCGGCCGGAGTCGACGCCCCGGCCCTGGGACCCGTACGCGGTGATCCTCACCTCCGGTACGACCGGGCCGTCGAAGGGCGTCCTGTGCTCGTACGTGCAGCTCGCGGCGTGCGCGCGGGCCGCGTTCGGCGGCCGCTTCGGGGCGGAGGACCGCTACATGGTGAACCTGCCGCTGTTCCACGCGGGCGGCACCATAGGGAGCTACGCCGCACTGCTGCTCGGCGGCGGCATCAGTCTGGTGAGCGCGTTCGACACCGAGTCGTTCTGGCCGACCGTCCGGGCGACGGGGACCACGCACGTCACGCTGCTCGGCGTGATGGCGACGTTCCTCGGCAAGCGCCCGCCGTCACCGCGGGACCGCGCGCACCCGCTCCGGCACGTCTTCATGATCCCGCTGATCGAGGACAGCGCGGCGTTCGCCGAGCGCTTCGGCGTCGGCGTGGTCGCCATGTTCAACATGACGGAGGTCTCCATCCCGATCATCTCGGGCGCCGATCCCGGCGTGCCGGGCACGTCCGGGCGGCTGCGTCCCGGGGTCGAGGCCCGGATCGTCGACGAGCACGACCGGCCGGTCCCCGACGGGGAGGTCGGCGAGCTCGTGCTGCGCACCGACCAGCCCTGGGCGATGAACTCCGGGTACCTCGGGATGCCCGAGGCGACCGCGCGGGCGTGGCGCAACGGCTGGTTCCACACCGGCGACGCCTTCCGCACGGTGGACGGCGAGTACTTCTTCGTGGATCGGATGGGCGACACGATCAGGCGCCGCGGGGAGAACATCTCCTCGGCCGAGGTGGAGACCGAGCTGCTGGCGCATCCGTCGGTCAGGGAGGCCGCGGTGGTCGCCGTCCCGAGCCCGTACGGCGAGGACGACGTGCTCGCGGTCGTCGCGCCCGTGGAAGGCGGGACGGTCGATCCGGCCGAGCTGCTGCGCTTCCTGGTCCCGCGCATGGCGCACTTCATGGTGCCCCGCTACGTGCGCGTGGTCGGCGCGCTGCCGCACACCCCGACGCACAAGGTCGAGAAGCACCGGCTGCGCGCCGAGGGCGTCACGCACGACACGGCCGACCGCGAACGGCTGGGCGTGGTGGTCAGGCGCGACCGCATCGGCGGGACGTCCTCCGACCGCTGA
- a CDS encoding TetR/AcrR family transcriptional regulator gives MEERRPARRPGGRSARVRAAVHQAVTDLVGERGYGEFTVGDVAARAGVADTSIYRRWGTLESLLTDVVLTRLNAQSPMPDTGSLSGDLHAYAAQVAREITGPDGLAVLRLTVALSNRGERGLRARDDFLAERTRFVQAMLDRAGERGESPPDVLGVLDHIMAPMYIRVLFGAGPLTPDYIAGLVDRLLERP, from the coding sequence ATGGAGGAGAGACGGCCGGCCCGGCGGCCCGGCGGGCGCAGCGCCCGTGTCCGAGCGGCGGTGCATCAGGCCGTCACTGACCTGGTCGGCGAGCGCGGCTACGGGGAATTCACGGTCGGCGACGTCGCGGCCCGCGCGGGCGTGGCCGACACCAGCATCTACCGCCGGTGGGGCACCCTTGAGTCCCTGCTGACCGACGTGGTTCTCACGCGCCTGAACGCGCAGTCGCCGATGCCCGACACCGGGAGTCTGTCCGGTGACCTGCACGCCTACGCGGCCCAGGTGGCACGCGAGATCACGGGACCCGACGGTCTGGCGGTGCTGCGCCTGACCGTCGCCCTGTCGAACAGGGGCGAACGCGGTCTGCGGGCGCGTGACGACTTTCTCGCCGAACGCACCCGGTTCGTCCAGGCCATGCTCGACCGCGCCGGCGAACGCGGCGAGAGCCCACCCGACGTGCTGGGCGTGCTCGACCACATCATGGCCCCGATGTACATCCGCGTCCTGTTCGGCGCGGGCCCGCTCACCCCGGACTACATCGCCGGGCTGGTCGACCGCTTGCTGGAACGGCCCTGA
- a CDS encoding SDR family NAD(P)-dependent oxidoreductase, which produces MNGRRILVTGAAGGIGTSLVAELLLQGASVLATDVDEAGCRRLERRFADRLEDDRLHTVPLDLTETGAPRRLVAGAVDRLGGLDGLVNNAGVEHRAALGEHTTADWRRVLEINLSAPFRLARAAAPALAGVPGAAVVNVCSIAVTGFAGQAAYDASKGGLLSLTRSLAVELGPLGVRANAVCPGFIDTPMLDESGLRGLAEKVAARLPIGRCGYPEEVAAAVVWLLGMSAGYVTGQALFVDGGMVRA; this is translated from the coding sequence GTGAACGGCCGCCGGATCCTGGTCACCGGCGCGGCCGGAGGCATCGGCACGTCGCTCGTCGCCGAACTGCTCCTCCAGGGGGCGTCCGTGCTGGCGACCGACGTCGACGAGGCCGGGTGCCGCCGCCTGGAACGGCGCTTCGCCGACCGGCTGGAGGACGACCGCCTCCACACCGTGCCGCTCGACCTGACCGAGACCGGCGCGCCGCGGCGGCTCGTCGCCGGCGCGGTCGACCGGCTCGGCGGCCTGGACGGGCTCGTCAACAACGCCGGCGTCGAGCACCGCGCGGCACTGGGCGAGCACACCACGGCCGACTGGCGGCGCGTGCTGGAGATCAACCTGTCGGCGCCGTTCCGGCTCGCCCGCGCGGCGGCGCCCGCCCTCGCCGGCGTGCCGGGCGCTGCCGTCGTCAACGTCTGCTCGATCGCGGTGACCGGGTTCGCCGGGCAGGCCGCCTACGACGCGAGCAAGGGCGGGCTGCTGAGCCTGACCCGGTCGCTCGCCGTCGAACTGGGGCCGCTCGGCGTCCGCGCGAACGCCGTGTGCCCCGGCTTCATCGACACCCCGATGCTCGACGAGAGCGGGCTTCGCGGGCTGGCGGAGAAGGTCGCCGCACGGCTGCCGATCGGCCGCTGCGGATACCCGGAGGAGGTCGCCGCCGCGGTCGTGTGGCTGCTGGGCATGAGCGCCGGTTACGTCACCGGCCAGGCATTGTTCGTCGACGGAGGGATGGTCAGAGCATGA
- a CDS encoding enoyl-CoA hydratase-related protein: MTHGEGAAPGGAGPLLVSRPAPGVLWLTMNRPERRNALDRALGEELLRALERAETDPAARVVVLTGAGSAFCGGDDLGAVDEHLAGDRRRSPVLGDTADPVYLRIVEAIVTAPQPVIAAVNGPAAGAGTELACAADLRIASGTARIGSCLVNVAQTGTAVMLARIVGTAKATEIYLSGGLLDAAEAERLGIYTRVVPPEDLPDAALAEARRLGAGPTRAIGLYKQLRERVYGQPLEQALRIQNAFHIRNNREVHDAVEGARAFVEKRDPEFTGR, encoded by the coding sequence ATGACGCACGGAGAGGGCGCGGCGCCCGGAGGCGCCGGACCCCTGCTGGTCTCCCGCCCGGCGCCCGGGGTCCTGTGGCTGACCATGAACCGCCCGGAGCGGCGCAACGCGCTCGACCGCGCGCTCGGGGAGGAGCTGCTGCGGGCGCTGGAGCGCGCCGAGACCGATCCGGCGGCCCGGGTGGTCGTGCTGACCGGCGCCGGCAGCGCCTTCTGCGGCGGGGACGACCTCGGCGCGGTGGACGAGCACCTCGCCGGGGACCGGCGGCGCTCACCGGTCCTCGGCGACACCGCCGACCCGGTGTACCTGCGGATCGTCGAGGCGATCGTCACGGCGCCGCAGCCGGTCATCGCGGCGGTCAACGGCCCCGCGGCCGGGGCGGGCACCGAGCTGGCGTGCGCCGCCGACCTGCGGATCGCGTCGGGCACGGCCCGGATCGGGAGCTGCCTGGTGAACGTCGCCCAGACCGGCACCGCCGTCATGCTGGCCCGCATCGTCGGGACGGCGAAGGCGACCGAGATCTACCTGTCGGGAGGGCTGCTCGACGCCGCGGAGGCCGAGCGCCTGGGTATCTACACCCGGGTCGTCCCGCCGGAGGACCTGCCGGACGCGGCGCTCGCCGAGGCCCGGCGCCTCGGGGCCGGGCCGACCCGCGCGATCGGCCTCTACAAGCAGCTGCGCGAACGGGTGTACGGCCAGCCGCTGGAGCAGGCGCTCCGGATCCAGAACGCCTTCCACATCCGCAACAACAGGGAAGTCCATGACGCGGTCGAAGGGGCCCGCGCCTTCGTGGAGAAGCGCGACCCCGAGTTCACCGGCCGCTGA
- a CDS encoding SDR family oxidoreductase — MRTAVITGAGRGIGRAAARTLARDGYAVAVGYHRNAESAAEVVEGIRGDGGRAEAFALDVADRDQCAEFVRAAGERLGPVRAVISNATGFGSTSPSLGEALDTPWHTYEEMFAARVGSLLALVAAARPQLTGGGRVVTTVSTGTSRHVPGYAAIAAAMAATECVVRYLAVELGRDGITVNLVSGGVVATDALRDISPDPERLLSAAARATPLGRAGTPEDLAGVVSFLCGDKAAWITGRALIADGGNSLR; from the coding sequence ATGAGGACCGCCGTCATCACCGGCGCCGGCCGCGGCATCGGCCGCGCCGCCGCGCGCACGCTCGCGCGCGACGGTTACGCCGTCGCGGTCGGCTACCACCGGAACGCGGAGTCCGCCGCCGAGGTCGTCGAGGGGATCCGCGGCGACGGCGGCCGCGCCGAAGCCTTCGCGCTGGACGTCGCGGACCGGGACCAGTGCGCCGAGTTCGTGCGCGCGGCCGGCGAACGGCTCGGCCCCGTGCGCGCCGTCATCTCCAACGCCACCGGCTTCGGCTCGACCTCACCGTCCCTGGGCGAGGCCCTCGACACGCCCTGGCACACCTACGAGGAGATGTTCGCCGCCCGCGTCGGCTCCCTCCTCGCCCTGGTGGCGGCGGCACGTCCGCAGTTGACCGGCGGTGGCCGGGTCGTGACCACCGTGAGCACGGGGACGAGCAGGCACGTGCCGGGCTACGCCGCGATCGCCGCCGCGATGGCCGCGACCGAGTGCGTCGTCCGCTACCTGGCGGTGGAACTCGGCCGCGACGGCATCACGGTCAACCTGGTGAGCGGCGGCGTGGTGGCCACGGACGCGCTGCGCGACATCAGCCCCGACCCCGAACGCCTCCTGTCCGCCGCCGCCCGCGCCACCCCACTGGGCCGCGCAGGCACCCCCGAAGACCTCGCCGGGGTCGTCTCGTTCCTCTGCGGCGACAAGGCCGCCTGGATCACGGGCCGCGCCCTCATCGCCGACGGAGGCAACTCCCTCCGCTGA
- a CDS encoding CocE/NonD family hydrolase: MAELGRIEGGVETPMRDGVVLRGDLWRPPSPAPAVVFRTPYGRRQISSDTLHPQHCLAGGFAALVQDTRGRFESDGEWRPVMWEQEAEDAYDTVEWAAAQPWCDGNVFLAGTSYLGIVAWLGAALRPPHLRGIAPAMTTGAAADVRDTGGALRLDHLVGWLAYMAADWLGRLGPDADPALVAKVAALIHDPERAMRRLPLAAMPELDLPGFPIRVGDLLDGRVRALPDWDHAAVEVPVLSVTGWYDVYATATVRGHLEMRRLRPDLRHELIVGPWAHTGALTHLQGEVNFGVAASAAAARLPARHLEFFRRCLDGPDGPAPVRYFLMGADEWRGAERWPPPGAARHALHLAGPAVAGGPPGRLSAEPGSAEPDGYVHEPAAPVPSRGGRVLHLGRLVPGPLDLSRTAERTDVLLYLGDVLGEDTDVIGAVRLKLSFATDAADADVMARLVDRLPDGRLLPVCEGVARLSHRDGPDTPVPKGEPVALEIDLGYTAQRFAAGHRIGLLLSSSNFPHFDRNQGDGGPAAAAGPGTPSAQSVHYGTSVLLLGDGAGP; encoded by the coding sequence ATGGCGGAGCTGGGACGCATCGAAGGCGGCGTCGAGACCCCGATGCGGGACGGCGTCGTTCTGCGCGGCGACCTGTGGCGGCCGCCGTCCCCGGCCCCTGCCGTGGTGTTCCGGACCCCGTACGGGCGGCGGCAGATCAGCTCCGACACGCTGCACCCCCAGCACTGCCTCGCCGGAGGGTTCGCCGCGCTGGTGCAGGACACGCGGGGCCGCTTCGAGTCCGACGGCGAGTGGCGGCCCGTCATGTGGGAGCAAGAAGCCGAGGACGCCTACGACACCGTGGAGTGGGCGGCGGCGCAGCCCTGGTGCGACGGCAACGTGTTCCTCGCCGGGACGTCCTACCTCGGCATCGTCGCCTGGCTCGGCGCCGCGCTGCGCCCGCCGCACCTGCGCGGCATCGCCCCGGCCATGACGACCGGCGCGGCGGCGGACGTCCGCGACACCGGTGGCGCGCTGAGACTCGACCACCTGGTCGGATGGCTGGCCTACATGGCCGCCGACTGGCTGGGGCGGCTGGGGCCGGACGCCGACCCGGCGCTCGTCGCGAAGGTCGCGGCGCTGATCCACGACCCGGAGCGGGCGATGCGGCGGCTGCCGCTCGCCGCCATGCCGGAACTGGACCTGCCCGGGTTCCCGATCCGCGTCGGCGACCTGCTGGACGGGCGGGTCCGGGCCCTGCCCGACTGGGACCACGCGGCGGTCGAGGTGCCCGTCCTGTCGGTGACGGGCTGGTACGACGTCTACGCCACCGCGACCGTCCGCGGCCACCTGGAGATGCGGCGGCTGCGCCCGGACCTGCGGCACGAACTGATCGTCGGCCCCTGGGCGCACACCGGCGCCCTGACCCACCTGCAGGGCGAGGTGAACTTCGGCGTCGCGGCCTCGGCCGCGGCGGCCCGGCTCCCCGCCCGGCACCTGGAGTTCTTCCGCCGCTGCCTCGACGGACCGGACGGGCCCGCCCCCGTCCGGTACTTCCTGATGGGCGCCGACGAGTGGCGCGGCGCCGAGCGGTGGCCGCCCCCGGGCGCCGCCCGGCACGCCCTCCACCTGGCGGGCCCCGCCGTCGCGGGCGGGCCGCCGGGCCGGCTGTCCGCCGAGCCCGGCTCCGCGGAGCCCGACGGCTACGTCCACGAACCGGCCGCCCCGGTACCGAGCCGCGGCGGGCGCGTCCTGCACCTCGGCCGCCTGGTCCCCGGTCCGCTGGACCTGAGCCGGACGGCCGAGAGGACCGACGTCCTGCTCTACCTCGGCGACGTGCTCGGCGAGGACACCGACGTGATCGGCGCGGTGCGGCTGAAGCTCTCGTTCGCCACCGACGCGGCGGACGCCGACGTGATGGCCCGGCTGGTGGACCGCCTGCCGGACGGGCGGCTGCTGCCGGTCTGCGAGGGAGTGGCCCGGCTGAGCCACCGCGACGGCCCGGACACGCCGGTGCCGAAGGGGGAGCCCGTGGCGCTGGAGATCGACCTCGGGTACACGGCCCAGCGCTTCGCGGCGGGCCACCGCATCGGGCTGCTGCTGTCCAGCAGCAACTTCCCGCACTTCGACCGCAACCAGGGTGACGGGGGACCGGCCGCCGCGGCCGGACCCGGCACACCGTCCGCCCAGAGCGTCCACTACGGGACGTCGGTCCTCCTTCTGGGCGACGGGGCGGGGCCGTGA